The Daucus carota subsp. sativus chromosome 2, DH1 v3.0, whole genome shotgun sequence genome includes a window with the following:
- the LOC108209709 gene encoding ubiquitin-conjugating enzyme E2-17 kDa — translation MASKRILKELKDLQKDPPTSCSAGPVAEDMFHWQATIMGPPDSPYAGGVFLVTIHFPPDYPFKPPKVAFRTKVFHPNINSNGSICLDILKEQWSPALTISKVLLSICSLLTDPNPDDPLVPEIAHMYKTDRSKYETTARSWTQKYAMG, via the exons ATGGCATCTAAGAGGATCTTGAAAGAGCTGAAGGATCTGCAGAAAGATCCTCCTACTTCTTGCAGTGCTG GCCCTGTTGCTGAAGACATGTTCCATTGGCAAGCAACAATTATGGGTCCTCCTGACAGTCCTTATGCAGGTGGTGTCTTTCTTGTTACTATACATTTTCCTCCAGATTATCCTTTCAAGCCACCTAAG gtaGCTTTCAGGACAAAAGTCTTCCACCCTAATATCAACAGCAATGGAAGCATTTGCCTTGATATTTTGAAGGAGCAGTGGAGCCCTGCTCTTACAATATCGAAG GTTTTGCTGTCTATTTGTTCTCTGTTGACGGACCCAAATCCAGATGACCCTCTTGTACCGGAGATAGCTCACATGTACAAGACTGACAGGAGCAAGTATGAGACAACTGCTCGGAGCTGGACCCAAAAATATGCAATGGGTTAA
- the LOC135150272 gene encoding probable nucleoredoxin 1 isoform X2, protein MVLSARHGLRIACFTVWNEYIYRGLRGFARGYVTSVEGNLLLQSEPGSVFRSIKFSKQYCSEANREKGTIYKVKKEIKDINGRSVSNPLMERMNYVRKRMQGGRRDKKELKVKEGDIINLMDLLFTENRDYLVKHSDDLKVKAEHLVGKAILLYFVPICSELTSMERELTTSLVDIYYDLLPNNDFEVILVAVNNLRATYSGSHIQTDPRKNFEEIFSQMPWTAIPFSDIASRKRIARRFSISECDFYYTVSFLLDSKGIVLTCNACPYFTRYGTQGYPFTEERIRDLESGDDRAAKQPSLETLLGSPVRDYVISNKEDRVPIHTLKDKVVALYFYEDGVTDEELTVKLKTAYKELAKNKEKFEVVLLYLYDTLGTIHSTNEESFWKFFETMPWLALPFKDPNHKKLKRIFGYPNNLYGPEPVPTLVIFGPNGKFVEPCGADILINFGISAYPFTRNRLAKLETEKVKELKLEMLLDPNTFFKVKKDRSKIMKSKLEMLGDRIMFVIVKHVLEFLPNFYLLLKPMILDKKVPFSQLDGKRLLIYFEMGKYYNHLQKLKLMKDIYLRNKGTDDEFEVIHIKKSPSQNKHVEDMPWLVHYYGEGYSLSKELESSIFNFNCHSPEGIEACLLLAFERDGSIVRKTFYPSFDNMAFPFYAGGLEKEFFDQLNHAFGWYYWEFSSQKKQIYKRRLKWERVQLIDSNQRFFLY, encoded by the exons ATGGTGCTTTCAGCCAGACATGGTCTAAGAATTGCATGTTTCACTGTGTGGAATGAATATATTTATCGTGGATTACGGGGGTTTGCGAGGGGATATGTAACTTCAGTTGAGGGAAATTTATTGTTACAGTCGGAACCTGGTTCTGTTTTTCGGAGCATAAAGTTTTCGAAGCAGTATTGCAGTGAAGCAAATCGAGAAAAAG GTACGATCTACAAAGTAAAGAAGGAAATCAAGGATATAAATGGAAGATCTGTATCCAATCCCTTAATGGAAAGGATGAATTATGTTAGAAAGAGGATGCAAGGGGGGAGACGAGACAAGAAAGAGCTTAAAGTCAAAGAAGGAGATATTATTAACTTAATGGACCTTCTCTTTACCGAGAACAGGGATTATCTCGTCAAACACAGTGATGACCTAAAG GTAAAAGCTGAGCACTTGGTAGGAAAGGCTATACTTTTATATTTTGTACCAATATGTTCTGAGCTTACCTCAATGGAGAGGGAGTTGACAACATCTTTGGTCGACATATACTATGATTTGCTGCCAAACAATGATTTTGAAGTCATCCTTGTCGCAGTTAATAATCTTCGTGCTACCTATAGTGGGTCTCATATCCAGACCGACCCTCGAAAGAATTTTGAAGAAATCTTTTCTCAAATGCCATGGACTGCCATACCGTTCTCAGATATAGCATCACGTAAACGCATAGCAAGAAGATTTAGCATCTCAGAATGTGATTTTTATTACACTGTTTCATTTCTTCTTGATTCAAAAGGTATTGTTTTGACATGCAATGCTTGTCCATATTTTACACGATATGGTACTCAAGGTTATCCGTTCACCGAAGAAAGAATAAGAGACCTGGAGTCTGGAGATGATAGAGCAGCTAAGCAACCCTCTTTGGAAACACTCCTTGGCTCTCCTGTACGTGATTATGTCATCTCAAACAAAGAGGATAGG GTACCTATTCACACCCTTAAAGACAAAGTGGTAGCTCTGTATTTCTATGAAGATGGTGTTACTGATGAAGAGCTCACTGTAAAACTTAAGACTGCTTATAAGGAGTTAGcgaaaaataaggaaaaattTGAGGTTGTACTCCTTTATCTTTATGACACTCTCGGTACTATACATAGTACAAATGAAGAATCATTTTGGAAATTTTTTGAAACTATGCCTTGGTTAGCCCTTCCGTTTAAAGACCCAAATCATAAGAAGTTGAAACGGATTTTCGGTTATCCAAATAACTTATATGGGCCAGAACCAGTTCCTACACTCGTTATTTTTGGGCCTAATGGTAAATTTGTTGAGCCCTGTGGCGCTGATATCTTGATAAATTTCGGAATTTCTGCATACCCATTCACTCGGAATAGACTTGCCAAGTTAGAGACTGAAAAAGTAAAGGAACTGaagctggagatgctcttggaTCCAAACACTTTTTTCAAAGTAAAAAAAGACAGGTCAAAGATAATGAAATCGAAACTGGAAATGCTCGGGGATCGAATCATGTTTGTCATAGTAAAACATGTGCTGGag TTTCTTCCCAACTTTTATCTGCTTCTGAAACCTATGATTCTTGATAAGAAGGTTCCATTCTCCCAGCTTGATGGGAAGAGactcttaatatattttgagatgGGTAAGTATTACAACCACTTACAGAAACTAAAGTTGATGAAAGATATATATCTGCGAAACAAAGGTACAGATGATGAGTTTGAAGTGATTCACATCAAGAAATCACCATCCCAGAATAAGCATGTTGAAGATATGCCATGGTTGGTGCATTATTATGGTGAAGGGTATTCACTTTCAAAGGAGTTGGAGAgtagtatttttaattttaattgtcaTAGTCCCGAGGGGATTGAAGCTTGTTTACTTCTTGCTTTTGAACGAGATGGAAGTATTGTCAGGAAAACATTCTATCCTAGTTTTGATAATATGGCATTTCCTTTTTATGCTGGTGGTTTGGAGAAAGAGTTCTTTGACCAGTTAAATCATGCTTTCGGATGGTACTACTGGGAGTTCTCTAGCCAGAAGAAGCAGATATACAAGAGGAGGCTTAAATGGGAAAGAGTTCAACTGATTGACTCTAACCAaaggttttttttatattaa
- the LOC135150273 gene encoding monooxygenase 2-like, with translation MGAEGEVKYAVDLSWNMRSCYIALALHRKGIRCTVLERSESLRSSGVALTIMPDGWHALHQLTVASGSSSVEEYIIKPGLLKWLNSLQEL, from the exons ATGGGTGCAGAAGGTGAAGTGAAGTATGCGGTGGATTTGAGCTGGAATATGCGGTCTTGCTATATTGCCCTTGCTCTTCACAG AAAAGGTATAAGATGCACAGTTTTGGAAAGATCGGAGAGTTTGAGATCTTCTGGGGTAGCCCTCACCATTATGCCAGATGGATGGCACGCATTACATCAGCTTACTGTTGCTTCCGGCTCTTCCTCGGTTGAAGAGTATATCATTAAACCAG GCCTTTTGAAATGGCTAAATTCATTGCAAGAACTGTAA
- the LOC135150272 gene encoding probable nucleoredoxin 1 isoform X1: MVLSARHGLRIACFTVWNEYIYRGLRGFARGYVTSVEGNLLLQSEPGSVFRSIKFSKQYCSEANREKENPLGTIYKVKKEIKDINGRSVSNPLMERMNYVRKRMQGGRRDKKELKVKEGDIINLMDLLFTENRDYLVKHSDDLKVKAEHLVGKAILLYFVPICSELTSMERELTTSLVDIYYDLLPNNDFEVILVAVNNLRATYSGSHIQTDPRKNFEEIFSQMPWTAIPFSDIASRKRIARRFSISECDFYYTVSFLLDSKGIVLTCNACPYFTRYGTQGYPFTEERIRDLESGDDRAAKQPSLETLLGSPVRDYVISNKEDRVPIHTLKDKVVALYFYEDGVTDEELTVKLKTAYKELAKNKEKFEVVLLYLYDTLGTIHSTNEESFWKFFETMPWLALPFKDPNHKKLKRIFGYPNNLYGPEPVPTLVIFGPNGKFVEPCGADILINFGISAYPFTRNRLAKLETEKVKELKLEMLLDPNTFFKVKKDRSKIMKSKLEMLGDRIMFVIVKHVLEFLPNFYLLLKPMILDKKVPFSQLDGKRLLIYFEMGKYYNHLQKLKLMKDIYLRNKGTDDEFEVIHIKKSPSQNKHVEDMPWLVHYYGEGYSLSKELESSIFNFNCHSPEGIEACLLLAFERDGSIVRKTFYPSFDNMAFPFYAGGLEKEFFDQLNHAFGWYYWEFSSQKKQIYKRRLKWERVQLIDSNQRFFLY, encoded by the exons ATGGTGCTTTCAGCCAGACATGGTCTAAGAATTGCATGTTTCACTGTGTGGAATGAATATATTTATCGTGGATTACGGGGGTTTGCGAGGGGATATGTAACTTCAGTTGAGGGAAATTTATTGTTACAGTCGGAACCTGGTTCTGTTTTTCGGAGCATAAAGTTTTCGAAGCAGTATTGCAGTGAAGCAAATCGAGAAAAAG aaaaCCCTTTAGGTACGATCTACAAAGTAAAGAAGGAAATCAAGGATATAAATGGAAGATCTGTATCCAATCCCTTAATGGAAAGGATGAATTATGTTAGAAAGAGGATGCAAGGGGGGAGACGAGACAAGAAAGAGCTTAAAGTCAAAGAAGGAGATATTATTAACTTAATGGACCTTCTCTTTACCGAGAACAGGGATTATCTCGTCAAACACAGTGATGACCTAAAG GTAAAAGCTGAGCACTTGGTAGGAAAGGCTATACTTTTATATTTTGTACCAATATGTTCTGAGCTTACCTCAATGGAGAGGGAGTTGACAACATCTTTGGTCGACATATACTATGATTTGCTGCCAAACAATGATTTTGAAGTCATCCTTGTCGCAGTTAATAATCTTCGTGCTACCTATAGTGGGTCTCATATCCAGACCGACCCTCGAAAGAATTTTGAAGAAATCTTTTCTCAAATGCCATGGACTGCCATACCGTTCTCAGATATAGCATCACGTAAACGCATAGCAAGAAGATTTAGCATCTCAGAATGTGATTTTTATTACACTGTTTCATTTCTTCTTGATTCAAAAGGTATTGTTTTGACATGCAATGCTTGTCCATATTTTACACGATATGGTACTCAAGGTTATCCGTTCACCGAAGAAAGAATAAGAGACCTGGAGTCTGGAGATGATAGAGCAGCTAAGCAACCCTCTTTGGAAACACTCCTTGGCTCTCCTGTACGTGATTATGTCATCTCAAACAAAGAGGATAGG GTACCTATTCACACCCTTAAAGACAAAGTGGTAGCTCTGTATTTCTATGAAGATGGTGTTACTGATGAAGAGCTCACTGTAAAACTTAAGACTGCTTATAAGGAGTTAGcgaaaaataaggaaaaattTGAGGTTGTACTCCTTTATCTTTATGACACTCTCGGTACTATACATAGTACAAATGAAGAATCATTTTGGAAATTTTTTGAAACTATGCCTTGGTTAGCCCTTCCGTTTAAAGACCCAAATCATAAGAAGTTGAAACGGATTTTCGGTTATCCAAATAACTTATATGGGCCAGAACCAGTTCCTACACTCGTTATTTTTGGGCCTAATGGTAAATTTGTTGAGCCCTGTGGCGCTGATATCTTGATAAATTTCGGAATTTCTGCATACCCATTCACTCGGAATAGACTTGCCAAGTTAGAGACTGAAAAAGTAAAGGAACTGaagctggagatgctcttggaTCCAAACACTTTTTTCAAAGTAAAAAAAGACAGGTCAAAGATAATGAAATCGAAACTGGAAATGCTCGGGGATCGAATCATGTTTGTCATAGTAAAACATGTGCTGGag TTTCTTCCCAACTTTTATCTGCTTCTGAAACCTATGATTCTTGATAAGAAGGTTCCATTCTCCCAGCTTGATGGGAAGAGactcttaatatattttgagatgGGTAAGTATTACAACCACTTACAGAAACTAAAGTTGATGAAAGATATATATCTGCGAAACAAAGGTACAGATGATGAGTTTGAAGTGATTCACATCAAGAAATCACCATCCCAGAATAAGCATGTTGAAGATATGCCATGGTTGGTGCATTATTATGGTGAAGGGTATTCACTTTCAAAGGAGTTGGAGAgtagtatttttaattttaattgtcaTAGTCCCGAGGGGATTGAAGCTTGTTTACTTCTTGCTTTTGAACGAGATGGAAGTATTGTCAGGAAAACATTCTATCCTAGTTTTGATAATATGGCATTTCCTTTTTATGCTGGTGGTTTGGAGAAAGAGTTCTTTGACCAGTTAAATCATGCTTTCGGATGGTACTACTGGGAGTTCTCTAGCCAGAAGAAGCAGATATACAAGAGGAGGCTTAAATGGGAAAGAGTTCAACTGATTGACTCTAACCAaaggttttttttatattaa